The following are encoded in a window of Perca fluviatilis chromosome 21, GENO_Pfluv_1.0, whole genome shotgun sequence genomic DNA:
- the LOC120551461 gene encoding rho GTPase-activating protein 23-like isoform X6: MAQAKGRRDGMVSSNENRRRPLSSGEVEGLSWQGPRTIFVLKNSQGFGFTLRHFIVYPPESSLHSLKDEENGNATGKVGQQSRLEPMDTIFVKSVKENGPAQQAGLCTGDRLVKVNGESILGKTYSQVIALIQNSENILELSIMPKDEDVLQLVSAYSQDAYLKGNQPYSGEAENLPVPPPLCYPSTKPSSAAPQPDHNLHSPLDNWQCRPGPAASPLDNRPPAASTPTSGWPGGPEDSSGHFAPPGRHRGRSSSAISVLDFHFANHNAAITSATLPPPRKSSLPASARTHADTLCHQALSDWYYSQAEAAESMSPRHRSISQDCVAEHGLGLALGPGPTHASPTAAEHRRRETLLCHHQAAAASHDSYWLGGWGGVSGPGSRSCSESLLAAYAEYEHNYGRSVETLAQASALVSPRHEHSSQGAQMEKFREQKEQKVSAGHQHKTTVIYPITASSTVPPSGRRSGQQVAEPQTRRVKEEELVGYKSYSPSFSRKAGHLLQQAHSFREPNYSGPHLNWSPGSRSSPADDEGGLVPRPRSTPALSAAEEERARLGEERELLCPISLNQEVVLRQKPPSGRRTPIQAARHPHYHTPGESPEPPGLEPPRGTPSPVSGGPGPNRRANGSLAQHAYNSLSSIPFIDDPTSPSIDLQASYVPARSVVSSSQASTMATLTSTSVSPTLSSISPFVRLRSQDCSSIKGRRSSYLLAITTERSKSCDEGLNTFREEGRVFSKLPKRVKSFFTDGSLESLRAQEEARSKRHSTSELGTITFSDVRKEGWLHYKQILTEKGKKVGGGMRPWKRVFSVLRSHSLFLYKDKREAVLHGAGAGPSQDEHPPISIHGCLIDIAYSETKRKHTLRLTTQNFCEYLLQAEDRDDMLAWIRVIRENSKTDNEEIGFSGQALINKKLNDYRKHSLTGGKPDSSPRAHRMMPPFLLAKTDNTSVNRASRTDDNKALWGINIMKKAKKTGSPKAFGVRLEDCQPAVNHKFVPLIVEMCCGVVEETGLDYTGIYRVPGNNAMVSNLQEHLNKGMDINTAEERWQDLNVISSLLKSFFRKLPEPLFTDDKYNDFIDANRIEDAEDRLKTMKKLIHDLPDHYYHTLKFLVGHLKKVADHAEKNKMEPRNLALVFGPTLVRTSEDNMTDMVTHMPDRYKIVETLLLHHDWFFTNGALDKEEKAPEDKRDMQPVPNIDHLLCNIGRPGMPGEASDSTTSDSLKTKLSSLSKKDLNARDFLPKSIISAVTRKRKKCLSTDLQSGSADEDSEHEPVKTSNYGGGGEGEEEEDRREEEAVKGEHTIPKKEKRDEKETGVKARETTEEKDVLSGEEEAEKDMGNVTDNGAKKFEKGNRRRTTLPRNAPQLCPNSFLCSDHQIHATYPRPPTVSNPPSHLRPHNQARGHPTVPFWICPTRLPNLYHQPDWNQSVPVRYRKTRGGRTRAVSMNLDLELCRSEDKIRGCRAERVEMIRVIEGAPGQHGCVGVPQGSIVGPGSIEQKDPVPHLVQESPPLSSSSSGWIDQSSLGSQAVVLRRSALGPRDKTRAWRRHTVVV; the protein is encoded by the exons GCTAAAGGACGGAGAGATGGCATGGTGTCGTCCAATGAGAACAGGCGCAGGCCGCTGTCGTCGGGTGAGGTGGAGGGCCTGTCATGGCAGGGCCCACGGACCATTTTTGTCCTGAAGAACTCACAGGGATTCGGCTTCACTCTGCGCCACTTCATTGTCTACCCACCAGAGTCGTCCCTCCACAGCCTCAAG GATGAAGAGAATGGAAATGCAACTGGAAAAG TCGGTCAGCAGTCTCGTTTGGAGCCAATGGACACCATCTTTGTGAAGAGTGTTAAAGAAAATGGCCCCGCGCAACAAGCAGGACTGTGTACAG GGGACAGGCTGGTGAAGGTGAATGGGGAGAGCATTCTAGGAAAAACCTACTCTCAGGTGATCGCACTCATCCAAAACAG tgAAAACATTCTGGAGCTCTCTATTATGCCCAAAGATGAGGATGTGTTGCAGTTGGTAAGT GCGTACTCCCAGGATGCCTACCTGAAAGGCAATCAGCCGTATTCAGGCGAAGCCGAGAACCTCCCTGTGCCGCCGCCTCTCTGTTACCCTTCCACTAAGCCCAGCTCCGCTGCCCCACAGCCCGACCACAACCTCCACAGTCCCCTGGACAACTGGCAGTGCCGACCCGGccccgctgcctctccactggACAACCGCCCCCCTGCTGCTTCTACACCCACCTCCGGCTGGCCCGGGGGTCCTGAGGATTCCAGTGGCCACTTTGCCCCGCCAGGGCGGCACCGAGGCCGCTCCTCTTCGGCCATCAGTGTGCTGGACTTTCACTTTGCTAACCACAATGCTGCCATCACCTCTGCAACCCTCCCTCCGCCACGGAAGAGCAGCCTGCCAGCCTCTGCCCGCACTCACGCCGATACTCTTTGCCACCAGGCTCTGTCGGACTGGTACTACAGCCAGGCGGAGGCTGCAGAGAGCATGTCCCCCCGCCACCGCAGTATATCTCAGGATTGTGTAGCGGAGCACGGGCTGGGGTTGGCCCTCGGCCCCGGACCTACACATGCTTCCCCAACCGCCGCGGAGCACCGCCGAAGAGAAACCCTCCTGTGCCACCACCAGGCAGCTGCTGCTTCCCATGATTCCTATTGGCTAGGGGGCTGGGGTGGTGTATCAGGACCAGGAAGCAGGTCATGCTCGGAGAGCCTCCTGGCAGCCTACGCCGAGTACGAGCATAACTACGGGCGTTCTGTGGAGACACTGGCACAAGCCTCTGCACTGGTGTCGCCACGCCATGAACACTCGTCACAAGGCGCCCAGATGGAAAAATTCAGAGAGCAAAAAGAGCAGAAGGTCTCAGCAGGGCATCAGCACAAAACCACGGTGATATACCCCATCACAGCCTCCTCCACAGTGCCTCCCAGTGGCAGGCGGTCCGGTCAGCAGGTAGCTGAACCCCAAACAAGGCGGGTAAAAGAAGAAGAGCTGGTGGGCTACAAAAGCTACAGCCCGTCTTTCTCCCGCAAAGCTGGCCACCTCCTCCAGCAGGCCCACTCCTTCAGAGAGCCCAACTACAGCGGCCCTCACCTCAACTGGAGCCCTGGCAGCAGAAGCAGCCCTGCAGACGACGAGGGGGGGTTGGTACCCAGGCCACGGTCTACCCCCGCCCTGTCTGcggcagaggaggagagagctcGACTGGGTGAGGAGAGGGAGCTCCTCTGCCCCATCTCCCTGAATCAAGAGGTGGTGCTGAGGCAGAAGCCGCCTTCCGGCCGCCGGACACCCATTCAGGCCGCTCGACATCCCCACTACCACACCCCTGGAGAGTCACCCGAGCCCCCTGGTTTGGAACCTCCACGAGGGACCCCCTCTCCTGTCTCTGGAGGGCCCGGCCCCAACCGCAGGGCTAATGGTAGCCTGGCTCAGCATGCATACAACTCCCTGTCCTCTATTCCCTTCATAG ATGATCCCACCAGTCCTAGCATTGACCTGCAGGCCAGCTATGTACCAGCCCGCTCTGTTGTGTCCAGTTCCCAGGCCTCCACTATGGCCACCCTCACTTCTACCTCTGTCTCCCCCACCCTCTCCTCAATCTCCCCCTTTGTCCGACTTCGTTCTCAGGACTGCA GCAGTATTAAAGGTCGCCGCTCCTCTTACTTGCTGGCCATCACCACCGAAAGATCTAAGTCCTGTGACGAGGGCCTCAACACCTTCAGGGAAGAAGGCCGTGTCTTCTC CAAACTACCAAAAAGGGTCAAGAGCTTTTTCACTGATGGG TCTCTGGAGAGCCTGCGAGCCCAGGAGGAAGCCCGGTCCAAACGCCACTCTACTTCTGAACTGGGAACCATCACCTTTAGTGATGTTCGCAAGGAGGGCTGGCTGCACTACAAACAGATCCTCACAGAGAAGGGAAAG AAAGTAGGCGGCGGCATGCGACCATGGAAGCGCGTCTTCTCCGTGCTCCGTTCCCATTCGCTCTTCCTCTACAAGGACAAGCGAGAGGCCGTCCTTCATGGGGCGGGGGCGGGGCCCAGCCAGGACGAACATCCTCCAATCAGCATCCACGGCTGCCTGATCGACATCGCCTACAGTGAAACCAAGCGTAAGCACACCCTGCGGCTGACCACGCAGAACTTCTGTGAGTACCTGCTGCAGGCCGAGGACAGGGACGACATGCTGGCCTGGATCCGGGTCATCAGGGAGAACAGCAAGACCGACAACGAG GAGATTGGTTTCTCCGGACAAGCTCTCATCAACAAGAAGCTGAATGACTACAGAAAACACAG TCTGACGGGTGGTAAGCCAGACTCCTCTCCCAGAGCCCATCGTATGATGCCTCCCTTCCTCCTGGCTAAGACTGACAACACCTCAGTGAACCGAGCCTCCAGAACTG atGACAACAAGGCGCTGTGGGGCATCAACATCATGAAGAAGGCCAAGAAGACAGGCAGTCCGAAGGCTTTCGGTGTGCGCCTGGAGGACTGTCAGCCTGCTGTGAATCATAAA TTTGTCCCTCTGATTGTGGAGATGTGCTGCGGTGTGGTGGAGGAGACGGGTCTGGATTACACCGGTATCTACCGCGTGCCGGGGAACAACGCCATGGTGTCCAATCTGCAGGAGCATCTCAACAAGGGCATGGACATCAACACCGCTGAGGAG AGATGGCAGGACCTAAATGTAATCAGCAGCCTTCTCAAATCGTTCTTCCGAAAACTGCCTGAGCCGCTGTTTACTGATG ACAAGTACAACGATTTCATTGATGCCAACCGAATAGAAGATGCAGAGGACAGACTGAAGACCATGAAGAAACTG ATCCATGACCTCCCAGATCACTATTATCACACCCTTAAGTTCCTAGTGGGTCACCTCAAGAAAGTGGCAGATCACGCTGAAAAGAACAAG ATGGAGCCGAGAAACCTGGCTCTGGTGTTTGGTCCTACTCTGGTGAGGACGTCCGAGGACAATATGACCGACATGGTCACCCACATGCCTGACCGCTATAAAATAGTGGAGACTCTTCTCCTGCAC CATGACTGGTTCTTCACGAATGGAGCGCTTGATAAAGAAGAGAAG GCCCCAGAGGATAAGCGGGACATGCAGCCTGTGCCAAACATTGACCATCTGCTGTGCAACATCGGCAGGCCGGGCATGCCAGGAGAGGCATCAG ATTCCACCACCAGCGATTCACTTAAGACAAAG CTTTCTTCGCTCTCCAAGAAGGACCTGAATGCCAGGGACTTCCTGCCCAAGTCCATCATCTCTGCTGTGACCCGCAAACGTAAAAAATGCCTCAGTACCGACCTGCAGAGCGGCAGCGCTGACGAGGACTCAGAGCATGAGCCAGTCAAAACCAGCAACTACGGGGGAGGaggggaaggggaggaggaagaggatagaagagaggaagaggcagTCAAGGGAGAACATACCAttcctaaaaaagaaaaaagggatgaaaaggAAACTGGGGTGAAAGCTAGAGAGACCACAGAGGAGAAAGATGTATTGTCTGGAGAGGAAGAGGCTGAAAAGGACATGGGAAACGTAACAGACAACGGTGCAAAGAAATTTGAGAAGGGCAACAGGCGGAGAACAACCTTGCCGAGAAACGCACCGCAACTTTGTCCTAACAGTTTCCTCTGCTCAGACCATCAGATCCATGCCACATACCCGAGACCCCCAACAGTGTCTAATCCTCCTTCCCATTTGAGGCCTCACAATCAGGCCAGAGGACACCCCACAGTCCCTTTCTGGATCTGCCCCACCAGGCTTCCAAACCTTTACCATCAGCCAGACTGGAACCAGTCGGTGCCAGTCCGCTACAGGAAGACAAGAGGTGGGAGGACAAGGGCTGTTTCCATGAATCTAGACCTTGAGCTATGCAGGAGTGAGGACAAAATCCGAGGATGTAGAGCAGAGAGGGTGGAGATGATCAGAGTCATTGAGGGTGCACCAGGTCAGCATGGCTGTGTtggggttcctcagggatcaATTGTGGGTCCTGGGTCAATTGAGCAAAAAGATCCCGTCCCTCATCTTGTCCAGgagtctccccctctctcctcctcttcctcgggATGGATAGATCAAAGCTCCTTGGGATCTCAGGCTGTGGTCCTGAGGAGATCGGCCCTAGGCCCACGGGACAAGACCAGAGCGTGGCGTCGTCACACGGTGGTTGTTTAA
- the LOC120551461 gene encoding rho GTPase-activating protein 23-like isoform X4 yields MNGVTFCLVGIPPHSDTEAKGRRDGMVSSNENRRRPLSSGEVEGLSWQGPRTIFVLKNSQGFGFTLRHFIVYPPESSLHSLKDEENGNATGKVGQQSRLEPMDTIFVKSVKENGPAQQAGLCTGDRLVKVNGESILGKTYSQVIALIQNSENILELSIMPKDEDVLQLVSAYSQDAYLKGNQPYSGEAENLPVPPPLCYPSTKPSSAAPQPDHNLHSPLDNWQCRPGPAASPLDNRPPAASTPTSGWPGGPEDSSGHFAPPGRHRGRSSSAISVLDFHFANHNAAITSATLPPPRKSSLPASARTHADTLCHQALSDWYYSQAEAAESMSPRHRSISQDCVAEHGLGLALGPGPTHASPTAAEHRRRETLLCHHQAAAASHDSYWLGGWGGVSGPGSRSCSESLLAAYAEYEHNYGRSVETLAQASALVSPRHEHSSQGAQMEKFREQKEQKVSAGHQHKTTVIYPITASSTVPPSGRRSGQQVAEPQTRRVKEEELVGYKSYSPSFSRKAGHLLQQAHSFREPNYSGPHLNWSPGSRSSPADDEGGLVPRPRSTPALSAAEEERARLGEERELLCPISLNQEVVLRQKPPSGRRTPIQAARHPHYHTPGESPEPPGLEPPRGTPSPVSGGPGPNRRANGSLAQHAYNSLSSIPFIDDPTSPSIDLQASYVPARSVVSSSQASTMATLTSTSVSPTLSSISPFVRLRSQDCSSIKGRRSSYLLAITTERSKSCDEGLNTFREEGRVFSKLPKRVKSFFTDGSLESLRAQEEARSKRHSTSELGTITFSDVRKEGWLHYKQILTEKGKKVGGGMRPWKRVFSVLRSHSLFLYKDKREAVLHGAGAGPSQDEHPPISIHGCLIDIAYSETKRKHTLRLTTQNFCEYLLQAEDRDDMLAWIRVIRENSKTDNEEIGFSGQALINKKLNDYRKHSLTGGKPDSSPRAHRMMPPFLLAKTDNTSVNRASRTDDNKALWGINIMKKAKKTGSPKAFGVRLEDCQPAVNHKFVPLIVEMCCGVVEETGLDYTGIYRVPGNNAMVSNLQEHLNKGMDINTAEERWQDLNVISSLLKSFFRKLPEPLFTDDKYNDFIDANRIEDAEDRLKTMKKLIHDLPDHYYHTLKFLVGHLKKVADHAEKNKMEPRNLALVFGPTLVRTSEDNMTDMVTHMPDRYKIVETLLLHHDWFFTNGALDKEEKAPEDKRDMQPVPNIDHLLCNIGRPGMPGEASDSTTSDSLKTKLSSLSKKDLNARDFLPKSIISAVTRKRKKCLSTDLQSGSADEDSEHEPVKTSNYGGGGEGEEEEDRREEEAVKGEHTIPKKEKRDEKETGVKARETTEEKDVLSGEEEAEKDMGNVTDNGAKKFEKGNRRRTTLPRNAPQLCPNSFLCSDHQIHATYPRPPTVSNPPSHLRPHNQARGHPTVPFWICPTRLPNLYHQPDWNQSVPVRYRKTRGGRTRAVSMNLDLELCRSEDKIRGCRAERVEMIRVIEGAPGQHGCVGVPQGSIVGPGSIEQKDPVPHLVQESPPLSSSSSGWIDQSSLGSQAVVLRRSALGPRDKTRAWRRHTVVV; encoded by the exons GCTAAAGGACGGAGAGATGGCATGGTGTCGTCCAATGAGAACAGGCGCAGGCCGCTGTCGTCGGGTGAGGTGGAGGGCCTGTCATGGCAGGGCCCACGGACCATTTTTGTCCTGAAGAACTCACAGGGATTCGGCTTCACTCTGCGCCACTTCATTGTCTACCCACCAGAGTCGTCCCTCCACAGCCTCAAG GATGAAGAGAATGGAAATGCAACTGGAAAAG TCGGTCAGCAGTCTCGTTTGGAGCCAATGGACACCATCTTTGTGAAGAGTGTTAAAGAAAATGGCCCCGCGCAACAAGCAGGACTGTGTACAG GGGACAGGCTGGTGAAGGTGAATGGGGAGAGCATTCTAGGAAAAACCTACTCTCAGGTGATCGCACTCATCCAAAACAG tgAAAACATTCTGGAGCTCTCTATTATGCCCAAAGATGAGGATGTGTTGCAGTTGGTAAGT GCGTACTCCCAGGATGCCTACCTGAAAGGCAATCAGCCGTATTCAGGCGAAGCCGAGAACCTCCCTGTGCCGCCGCCTCTCTGTTACCCTTCCACTAAGCCCAGCTCCGCTGCCCCACAGCCCGACCACAACCTCCACAGTCCCCTGGACAACTGGCAGTGCCGACCCGGccccgctgcctctccactggACAACCGCCCCCCTGCTGCTTCTACACCCACCTCCGGCTGGCCCGGGGGTCCTGAGGATTCCAGTGGCCACTTTGCCCCGCCAGGGCGGCACCGAGGCCGCTCCTCTTCGGCCATCAGTGTGCTGGACTTTCACTTTGCTAACCACAATGCTGCCATCACCTCTGCAACCCTCCCTCCGCCACGGAAGAGCAGCCTGCCAGCCTCTGCCCGCACTCACGCCGATACTCTTTGCCACCAGGCTCTGTCGGACTGGTACTACAGCCAGGCGGAGGCTGCAGAGAGCATGTCCCCCCGCCACCGCAGTATATCTCAGGATTGTGTAGCGGAGCACGGGCTGGGGTTGGCCCTCGGCCCCGGACCTACACATGCTTCCCCAACCGCCGCGGAGCACCGCCGAAGAGAAACCCTCCTGTGCCACCACCAGGCAGCTGCTGCTTCCCATGATTCCTATTGGCTAGGGGGCTGGGGTGGTGTATCAGGACCAGGAAGCAGGTCATGCTCGGAGAGCCTCCTGGCAGCCTACGCCGAGTACGAGCATAACTACGGGCGTTCTGTGGAGACACTGGCACAAGCCTCTGCACTGGTGTCGCCACGCCATGAACACTCGTCACAAGGCGCCCAGATGGAAAAATTCAGAGAGCAAAAAGAGCAGAAGGTCTCAGCAGGGCATCAGCACAAAACCACGGTGATATACCCCATCACAGCCTCCTCCACAGTGCCTCCCAGTGGCAGGCGGTCCGGTCAGCAGGTAGCTGAACCCCAAACAAGGCGGGTAAAAGAAGAAGAGCTGGTGGGCTACAAAAGCTACAGCCCGTCTTTCTCCCGCAAAGCTGGCCACCTCCTCCAGCAGGCCCACTCCTTCAGAGAGCCCAACTACAGCGGCCCTCACCTCAACTGGAGCCCTGGCAGCAGAAGCAGCCCTGCAGACGACGAGGGGGGGTTGGTACCCAGGCCACGGTCTACCCCCGCCCTGTCTGcggcagaggaggagagagctcGACTGGGTGAGGAGAGGGAGCTCCTCTGCCCCATCTCCCTGAATCAAGAGGTGGTGCTGAGGCAGAAGCCGCCTTCCGGCCGCCGGACACCCATTCAGGCCGCTCGACATCCCCACTACCACACCCCTGGAGAGTCACCCGAGCCCCCTGGTTTGGAACCTCCACGAGGGACCCCCTCTCCTGTCTCTGGAGGGCCCGGCCCCAACCGCAGGGCTAATGGTAGCCTGGCTCAGCATGCATACAACTCCCTGTCCTCTATTCCCTTCATAG ATGATCCCACCAGTCCTAGCATTGACCTGCAGGCCAGCTATGTACCAGCCCGCTCTGTTGTGTCCAGTTCCCAGGCCTCCACTATGGCCACCCTCACTTCTACCTCTGTCTCCCCCACCCTCTCCTCAATCTCCCCCTTTGTCCGACTTCGTTCTCAGGACTGCA GCAGTATTAAAGGTCGCCGCTCCTCTTACTTGCTGGCCATCACCACCGAAAGATCTAAGTCCTGTGACGAGGGCCTCAACACCTTCAGGGAAGAAGGCCGTGTCTTCTC CAAACTACCAAAAAGGGTCAAGAGCTTTTTCACTGATGGG TCTCTGGAGAGCCTGCGAGCCCAGGAGGAAGCCCGGTCCAAACGCCACTCTACTTCTGAACTGGGAACCATCACCTTTAGTGATGTTCGCAAGGAGGGCTGGCTGCACTACAAACAGATCCTCACAGAGAAGGGAAAG AAAGTAGGCGGCGGCATGCGACCATGGAAGCGCGTCTTCTCCGTGCTCCGTTCCCATTCGCTCTTCCTCTACAAGGACAAGCGAGAGGCCGTCCTTCATGGGGCGGGGGCGGGGCCCAGCCAGGACGAACATCCTCCAATCAGCATCCACGGCTGCCTGATCGACATCGCCTACAGTGAAACCAAGCGTAAGCACACCCTGCGGCTGACCACGCAGAACTTCTGTGAGTACCTGCTGCAGGCCGAGGACAGGGACGACATGCTGGCCTGGATCCGGGTCATCAGGGAGAACAGCAAGACCGACAACGAG GAGATTGGTTTCTCCGGACAAGCTCTCATCAACAAGAAGCTGAATGACTACAGAAAACACAG TCTGACGGGTGGTAAGCCAGACTCCTCTCCCAGAGCCCATCGTATGATGCCTCCCTTCCTCCTGGCTAAGACTGACAACACCTCAGTGAACCGAGCCTCCAGAACTG atGACAACAAGGCGCTGTGGGGCATCAACATCATGAAGAAGGCCAAGAAGACAGGCAGTCCGAAGGCTTTCGGTGTGCGCCTGGAGGACTGTCAGCCTGCTGTGAATCATAAA TTTGTCCCTCTGATTGTGGAGATGTGCTGCGGTGTGGTGGAGGAGACGGGTCTGGATTACACCGGTATCTACCGCGTGCCGGGGAACAACGCCATGGTGTCCAATCTGCAGGAGCATCTCAACAAGGGCATGGACATCAACACCGCTGAGGAG AGATGGCAGGACCTAAATGTAATCAGCAGCCTTCTCAAATCGTTCTTCCGAAAACTGCCTGAGCCGCTGTTTACTGATG ACAAGTACAACGATTTCATTGATGCCAACCGAATAGAAGATGCAGAGGACAGACTGAAGACCATGAAGAAACTG ATCCATGACCTCCCAGATCACTATTATCACACCCTTAAGTTCCTAGTGGGTCACCTCAAGAAAGTGGCAGATCACGCTGAAAAGAACAAG ATGGAGCCGAGAAACCTGGCTCTGGTGTTTGGTCCTACTCTGGTGAGGACGTCCGAGGACAATATGACCGACATGGTCACCCACATGCCTGACCGCTATAAAATAGTGGAGACTCTTCTCCTGCAC CATGACTGGTTCTTCACGAATGGAGCGCTTGATAAAGAAGAGAAG GCCCCAGAGGATAAGCGGGACATGCAGCCTGTGCCAAACATTGACCATCTGCTGTGCAACATCGGCAGGCCGGGCATGCCAGGAGAGGCATCAG ATTCCACCACCAGCGATTCACTTAAGACAAAG CTTTCTTCGCTCTCCAAGAAGGACCTGAATGCCAGGGACTTCCTGCCCAAGTCCATCATCTCTGCTGTGACCCGCAAACGTAAAAAATGCCTCAGTACCGACCTGCAGAGCGGCAGCGCTGACGAGGACTCAGAGCATGAGCCAGTCAAAACCAGCAACTACGGGGGAGGaggggaaggggaggaggaagaggatagaagagaggaagaggcagTCAAGGGAGAACATACCAttcctaaaaaagaaaaaagggatgaaaaggAAACTGGGGTGAAAGCTAGAGAGACCACAGAGGAGAAAGATGTATTGTCTGGAGAGGAAGAGGCTGAAAAGGACATGGGAAACGTAACAGACAACGGTGCAAAGAAATTTGAGAAGGGCAACAGGCGGAGAACAACCTTGCCGAGAAACGCACCGCAACTTTGTCCTAACAGTTTCCTCTGCTCAGACCATCAGATCCATGCCACATACCCGAGACCCCCAACAGTGTCTAATCCTCCTTCCCATTTGAGGCCTCACAATCAGGCCAGAGGACACCCCACAGTCCCTTTCTGGATCTGCCCCACCAGGCTTCCAAACCTTTACCATCAGCCAGACTGGAACCAGTCGGTGCCAGTCCGCTACAGGAAGACAAGAGGTGGGAGGACAAGGGCTGTTTCCATGAATCTAGACCTTGAGCTATGCAGGAGTGAGGACAAAATCCGAGGATGTAGAGCAGAGAGGGTGGAGATGATCAGAGTCATTGAGGGTGCACCAGGTCAGCATGGCTGTGTtggggttcctcagggatcaATTGTGGGTCCTGGGTCAATTGAGCAAAAAGATCCCGTCCCTCATCTTGTCCAGgagtctccccctctctcctcctcttcctcgggATGGATAGATCAAAGCTCCTTGGGATCTCAGGCTGTGGTCCTGAGGAGATCGGCCCTAGGCCCACGGGACAAGACCAGAGCGTGGCGTCGTCACACGGTGGTTGTTTAA